The nucleotide sequence GGCCCCGTCAGTGTCGGCGGCACGAACAACGGCGTCTTCGCGCCCACGACCGTCGCAGCGACTAGGATCAACAAACTCCAAGCGGCCCGACTCGGACGACGTGAACAGGAAAAAGCACGGAGGTAATTCAAAAGGGGCACATGCATTCCGTCGCACAAACCCCGGGTCCAGGGCAATGAAAGACTAATAATTATTAACTTTCGCCGCCGCTCTCTTTCCCCGGCGTCACCGCGGCCTCGTCATAAGCAACCGGTAATATTCCTCCCGTAGTGCTTCTTGTTCCTCATCGCTCACGCCCCAGACCTTGGCCTGCTCGATACCGGTCGCGATTTCGTTCATCGCTTTCGCGAACTGTTCGCGGGCTTCGGCCTCCCGTGCACGCTGCTGGAGAGACGAACCGAGCAATGGAATGGTGAAGCGATTGAGCACCAGTCGGTCGAACGCCGAGAGGTGTTTTTCCACCAGCTTCTCCGCCAACGCTTCCCCGGTGAGAAACGGCTCGATCTCGACGTTCTTTTTCGGCGGTTTGATCTCCAGACGCGGCAGCTCGACCGTCGGCAACTGCGTCGTTTCGACCGTCACTTCCGGCAACTGCACCACTTCACGCTCGGTTTCGACATCCGGCGCGCGCGGCGGGTAGGTCACCTCTCGCGTTTTCCGAGGCGGTATGGAACGCAACCGCGGACGCTCTTGATGCGACGGATAAACTGTTTCCTCCTCCGAAACGCTCTCTTGCACGGGAGGATTATAGACCGGCATCACTTCCGCCATTTTGGCCAACACCGAATCCTCGTCGCCTCGGACGACCGACGCGATCGCGAGCGTTAAGCTCCACCGAAGGACCTGGGAACGCCCTTTCATGGCCGGAAGTTCTATCCGGATTCGGCCATGGGGCGAGACCCGATTATGAAACGGACGGAGCCGCGGCGTTCTTCGCCCGCTTCAGTGCCACGCCGAGCATCAGAAAACCCAACAGCACGAAACCGGCGATACACTGAAACATCACCGGGTAGCCCGCGCTTTCGGCCAGTTTACCCATCAACAACGCCCCCGCCGTCGTGCCAGCCATGCGCACCGACATCATCACACTGGAAGCCATGCCCAGCCGTCGTTGGCCCATGATCGCAGTGAGGAACAGGAGCGTTCCCACTTCCCGCCCCGCCCAGCCGAAACCGTGCAACAGATGCGGCAACCACAACCACTGCGGATCGCTGATAAATGACGTGAGCAGCATGCGCAGGCCTTGGGCGACAAAGCCGATGACCAACATTCGCGCCGCTCCGATGCGGTCGGCCAGGCGCCCCATCCATGAGAGCGTGAGCAACGCCATGAGTCCGGTCATGCCCGACAACATTCCGACCCATTCCAACGACGCGCCCATGTCGCGGGCATAGGCCGCAAAAAAACCGTGCACGCCCGGCTCCGCCATGCTGACAAAGAAGTGCGCCGCGAGAAAGAACCCCACCCGTCGAAAACTCGTTGCCGCCACCTCATCCCCCCCGCCTGCCCGCGGAGCGGCCGGATCAGCGAGCCGCTGCACAAACCAGATCGACACCGGCAGATAGACCATCGCCGCGAAGGCCATGGAGGAGATTTGATCAAACAGCAGCGGCAGTCCGGCCGCCGCAAACAGGAATCCGAGCGAGCCAAATCGCCGGTAACCGCCAAAACCCGCCCCCGGTTTCGCCGGATCCAGATTGGCCAAGGCCAGCGCCGGCATCAGCCCCATGATCGAGGTGACGAACAGGCCACGCATGATCCCGTAAATCACGAAGTCCGCCCAGTCATCCGCGTGGGCAAACCACGCCAACGTGACGACGAGTCCAAGCGTGCCGACGATGATCCCGGACCGGAAACGCCGCGTATGGTCGGCCCACTTTCCCCACGCCAGAGCTGTGAAGATCATCAGTCCGTTCTCCAAACCGAGGATCAATCCGATCTGAGACTCGCTCAGACCGACATCCTTCATCCGCACGGTTTCGAAAGTGCCGAGCAACCCCAGCGCCCCGAGTTGCAGCATCGAGGCCCAACGCATTTTCCAAAGTGCCGTGATCAAGACGGCACCCTGTTCTCATCCTAAGCGTTCCCGCAATCCCTTCGTCGATGAATAGCCGGGCGGTAAACGCTACCGGATTGCGCTCAGGCTGGCTACGGCCGGAAAGCCGCCCGTTGGCGACGTCGGCAAAACGCCATACCCAGCGCACCCAGTCCGGCGAGAGCCGCATAGGTGGAAGGTTCGGGCACCGCCGATACACCGGCTGTCATGGTAGCCGCATATCCCCGTTGGTTGCCGTAGAGATTATAGGTGCCGCCCGCGCCTCCGCCGTTGATTATAAACGTCTGCCCGATCGACAGCGTATCCGGATCCTGGCCGGTGCCCGTGAACGACCAGTCCGTGCCGCCCACGTTGCCAATGAGGCCTTGGTTTTCTGAAACGTTGGTCGTGTTGCCGTCGCCCGCGGAAGCCACCGCCCGATCCGAAAACCCGAACGTGTAACCCGCCGACACCGCGGCCGATCCTTCGATCAAACCGAAGGCAATATCCGCCTGCAGGCCACTCTCATCGGAGGTAACGCTCGTGCCAATGCCGCGGAGCACCCAGGTATTGGCGGCCGTGTTTTCAAACAACAACGGCGTTACACTGCGGTTCGGGTCGAGATCGTCATCGTCAAAGAACGACCACGTCAGGGCCGTGTTATCCGCCCCGAAATCACCACCGGTCATGATGTAAACGCCTCCCGTGGCACTATCCGAGCCGCCATCGCTCAGCGAGGAACCGATCGTGACTTGGGCTCCCAGCGGGGCCTTCAGGATTACAAGGGTGGATAGAAGCAGGAGGTATTTTCTCATGAGAATAAGGGGCGGGATAACTAGGGATTGGGGCTGAAGATGAGACCGGTCCTGTGGAGTAAAACCAGGCGGCCTCATTTGCGTGTCAGCTCCATTGAGAGCCGAACACGCGGCACCAGAATAACGGCTTCCGCGCATGTCGTCCTGTCGTTTTGCGACTACAAGACCGCGCGAGGGGCGGAAAGCCTCGCGCCTTAGTGTCGTGCTTCGACAATAAAGATCTTGCTTGTTGTCGAAGTGCGACACTAAGCATGAACGCATCATGGAAAAGATGCCCAAGGAACTCCTGCAAGGGACGCTCGATTTGCTGATCCTCAAGACACTCTCCACCGCGCAACTGCACGGCTGGGACATTTCCAAACGCATTGCTCTGGTTTCGAATGATCGTCTCTCGCTCAAACAGGGCTCCCTTTACCCGGCGCTGCACCGCCTGGAAGGTCGCGGCTGGATCGAGGCCGAATGGGGCGTATCCGAGGCGGGCCGCAGCGCGAAATTCTATCGCATCACTTCCGCCGGTCGCCAACAGCTCGAAACTGAAAAAGCCCACTGGGCCTCCTTTGCCGCCGCCATGACGAGCGTGCTCAGCATGGAGGAGTCCGCATGATCACCGAACGTTTTCGCTGGTGGCGCACGAAGTTCCGCCGCCTGTTTCGTCGCGGACAACAGGAGATCGCGATGGACACCGAGATGCAGTTTCATCTCGACCAGCTCATCGCCGAATTTCGTGCCGAAGGTTTGTCCGACCGTGAAGCCCGTCTCGCGGCCCGTCGTGAGTTCGGCACGGTTGATGCCTACCGTGAAGAGGTGCGCGATAGTTGGCGTCCACCGGCTTTCGCCGAGGCTTGGCGCAGCGTGACGTTGGCCGCGCGCTCCCTGGTGCGCACGCCCGGTTTCACCGTCCTGGCCGTCATCACCCTCGGACTGGGCATCGGGGCGAACACCGCCATGTTCAGCGTCGTCAACGGCATTGCTTTCAAACCCCTTCCCTACCGCGACGCCGACACGCTCGACTACGTGTTCCGCCGCACGGCGGAAGCTGCTAAAGGCTCATTTTCCGCGCCTGATTTTGAAGACTTTCGCTCCGCGGCTTCCGGCATTTACAGCGACATCGCCGGCACGGCTTTTGGAGACGTCAGCCTCGCGGAACCCGGCGCGCCCGCTGAAATCGCGGACCGCATGCTGGTGACGAGTAACTTTTTCGACATGCTGGGTTTGCCGCCCACGCACGGCCGTGATTTCCGCCCCGAGGAGGACACTGCCGGCGCGGCGGCGGTCGCCATGATCAGCCATAGTTTGTGGCAAAATCGCTTCGGCGCACGCGATGACATCGTGGGGCAGACCATTCGACTCAACGGCGATCCGCACACGGTCATTGGGATCGTGCCCGAGGCGTTCAACGATTGGCGTCATCTCGGTTGGGTCGACGTCTTTTGCCCGCTCGCACTCACCGCCGACCAGCGCGCCGATCGCGGCACGCCGGCAGTCGAGATCATGGCCCGTCGTGCGCCCGGAGTCACCGCTGCAGCCGCCGGTGCCTTTGTTTCCGCGTATGGAGAACAATTGGCGCAGGACCATCCCGACCTGCACGCCGAGAGTTCCGCCTATACCATGGCTGTTCCCGAAATCGTAACGGACAGCGGGTCCAAAGTGACGCTGGGCATGTTGCTCGGTTTGTCGGGTTTTGTCGTGGTGATCGCCTGCTCCAACCTCGCCAATTTCCTGCTGGCGCGCACCATGGAACGGTCGCGGGAATTTGCTGTGCGCTCCGCGTTGGGCGCGTCCCGTAGGCAGCTGCTGCAGCCCCTTTTGCTCGAAGCACTCATCCTCGCGTCGTTGGGCGGACTCGTGGCCATTCTAGTCGCGACCGGGGTGACGGATTGGCTGCGTATCCGCAGTACCGACGACGCCGGCGAACAGGTCGTGATGGCGGTCAATTGGTCCGTCATGAGCTGGGCATTCGTGTGCTCACTCGTCACGGCCGTCGCCTTCGGTCTCGCCCCGGCTCTGTTTGCGATGCGGCTCAATCTCAACGAAACGCTTAAGAGCGGCGGCCGGGGCACCACCGGAGGACGCGGTCACCAGCTTATGCGCCACCTGTTGATTGTCGGGCAATTCGCCCTCGCCATGGTGCTGCTCACGGGTTCGGCGTTGTTCATCAATGGTCTGGCCGAACTCACCGATCGCCGCACCGGTTGGAATTCGGAGCACCTGCTCACCGGCACCTTTCTGCTACCCGAAGCGGAATACCCTTCGCCCGAGAAAATCCGGGCGTTTCAGGACCTGGCCCTCGAGCGACTGCGCGCGCTCCCCGGGATCGCCTCCGTCGGGCTCTCCTCGCATCCGCCGTTCTACGCCGGATCCGAGTCGCGACGTGTTGTGGTGCAAGGGCAGGAGCGTCCACCGCAGGGACGCGAGCCGACTGCCCTGATCAATGTCATCACGCCCGACTATCTGAATACGGTCGGAACGACGGTGCGCGCCGGTCGCGCCTTCGATCAACGTGATACCAGCGATGCGCCGCTCGCCGTCATCATCAATGCCGCCATGGCTGAAACGCTGTTCGAAGGAACCGACCCCATCGGCCGTCGGATCGCCCGCGTCAACGAGTCTGATCTCGCTTGGGCGGAGGTCGTCGGCGTCGTTAGCAACGTAAGCAACACGTTGCCCGATCCGGCCATCACACCCTTTCAAGTCTACGTCCCGATGGCGCAGGAACCACGCACTTATAATGAGATGGCAGTGCGCACCAACGGGGTGGACCCGAACTCACTCGCCTCCGCGATTCGGACGACCATCGCCGATCTCGATCCCGACCTGCCGGTGCGAAACCTCAAAAGTGCCGACGACCGTGTCGCACGCGCCCTTTATCAACTCGGCGTGCTCCGCGACATGTTGACCGGCTTCGCCTGCCTCGGTCTCGCGCTCGCCGCCATCGGCATTTACGGCGTGATCGCCCGCACCATGGCGCAGCGCCGCAATGAATTTGGTATTCGCCTCGCCCTCGGTGCCCAGGTGCAGGACATCACCCGCATCGTGCTCGCGGCAGGCGCTCGGCTTTCGCTCACGGGTGCGGCGTTGGGGCTCATCGGCGGGATCGGTCTGTCGCAATTACTCAAAATGGGCTTCCCCAACATGCAGCTGGAAAACCCATGGATTATCGCTGGTGCCACCGCCTTGCTGGTGGTGATCGCCCTCGTCGCCTGCTACCTGCCCGCCCGCCACGCGGCGCAGATTAGTCCCACCGAGGCGTTGCGAGCGGAGTGAATGAATGCATGGGTTCGGGCCATGCCCCACCTCCTTGCCCAAATCAATATCGCCCTCGGCAAAGCCCCCCTCGACGACCCAATCATGCGCGGATTCACCGAGCAGCTCGATGCGGTCAACGCACTCGCCGAGGCTTCGCCGGGGTTCGTGTGGCGCCTGCAGGATGAGAGTAGTGATGCCACCGCGATTCGGGCGTTTCCAGATCCGCTGATGATTGTGAACATGTCCGTCTGGACAGACGCCGACGCGCTCAAGGCCTACGTTTACAAGAACCAACACGGCACGGCGTTTCGCAATCGCCACGATTGGTTCGAAAAACGCGACCAACCCGGTCTCGCCCTCTGGTGGATCCCGGCGGGCACTCAACCCACGGTCGAGGAAGGCAAAGCGCGCCTCGAAACCTTGGCCCGGCTCGGTCCCACCGCCGAATCATTCACCTTTCGCACGGTCTATCCCGCGCCTTCCTGAGACCACGCAATTTTTCTGAAACTCGGCGAGCAGTTCGCGGGTGTAGAGAGCACCAATTCATGAATTTCCCTTCCTCGTTCCCGCCCGCGAAAACGGTGCTCGTCGTCATATTCAGTGTCCTCTTGGGAGCCTCGCTTCGAGCCGATGACACGACGGCGTCGGCCACCGCCGCCAACGACGAATTCATGCCCGATGTGCAGCTGGCCCCCTTTGTGGTGAACGGCGAACCCCTCGCCATTTCGATTCATGCGCGCACAAAGCGAGACCGGCGCTACGCCGAAGATTTCGCCGAAGAAGTGATCGCCGTCGCCCACGAAACCCTGAACGGATCGACCGGACGAGGTCTCGTCATCATCGGCCGACAAGACGAGCCCCACCCCATCTTCGTTTTCCGCCAATTTCTGGCCATGGCCGAAGCCAACGAACTCGATCCCGCAGTGGCTAAATCCGCGACCGAGCTGACCCGCATCATGCAAGACTGGCGGAAGAAGATGAACATGGATGACGAGGAGAAGAACGAGGAGGACGCGTTGGAGCTCAACATGGACAATGTCATCACCGCCCTGCCCCTACCCCTCGAGGGCGTCGCATCGAAGCTCTATCAAATCGCCTGGAAGGAAAATTTCGAAGTGGACCGCATCGACCAAAAGCTGCGCGTCCTCACGGCGGCGGATTTGGCGGACGATCAGTTTTCCAATTTTCACTGGGTCTACTACTTGCCGCCGCGCAACG is from Synoicihabitans lomoniglobus and encodes:
- a CDS encoding MFS transporter is translated as MITALWKMRWASMLQLGALGLLGTFETVRMKDVGLSESQIGLILGLENGLMIFTALAWGKWADHTRRFRSGIIVGTLGLVVTLAWFAHADDWADFVIYGIMRGLFVTSIMGLMPALALANLDPAKPGAGFGGYRRFGSLGFLFAAAGLPLLFDQISSMAFAAMVYLPVSIWFVQRLADPAAPRAGGGDEVAATSFRRVGFFLAAHFFVSMAEPGVHGFFAAYARDMGASLEWVGMLSGMTGLMALLTLSWMGRLADRIGAARMLVIGFVAQGLRMLLTSFISDPQWLWLPHLLHGFGWAGREVGTLLFLTAIMGQRRLGMASSVMMSVRMAGTTAGALLMGKLAESAGYPVMFQCIAGFVLLGFLMLGVALKRAKNAAAPSVS
- a CDS encoding PEP-CTERM sorting domain-containing protein, giving the protein MRKYLLLLSTLVILKAPLGAQVTIGSSLSDGGSDSATGGVYIMTGGDFGADNTALTWSFFDDDDLDPNRSVTPLLFENTAANTWVLRGIGTSVTSDESGLQADIAFGLIEGSAAVSAGYTFGFSDRAVASAGDGNTTNVSENQGLIGNVGGTDWSFTGTGQDPDTLSIGQTFIINGGGAGGTYNLYGNQRGYAATMTAGVSAVPEPSTYAALAGLGALGMAFCRRRQRAAFRP
- a CDS encoding PadR family transcriptional regulator — its product is MEKMPKELLQGTLDLLILKTLSTAQLHGWDISKRIALVSNDRLSLKQGSLYPALHRLEGRGWIEAEWGVSEAGRSAKFYRITSAGRQQLETEKAHWASFAAAMTSVLSMEESA
- a CDS encoding ABC transporter permease produces the protein MITERFRWWRTKFRRLFRRGQQEIAMDTEMQFHLDQLIAEFRAEGLSDREARLAARREFGTVDAYREEVRDSWRPPAFAEAWRSVTLAARSLVRTPGFTVLAVITLGLGIGANTAMFSVVNGIAFKPLPYRDADTLDYVFRRTAEAAKGSFSAPDFEDFRSAASGIYSDIAGTAFGDVSLAEPGAPAEIADRMLVTSNFFDMLGLPPTHGRDFRPEEDTAGAAAVAMISHSLWQNRFGARDDIVGQTIRLNGDPHTVIGIVPEAFNDWRHLGWVDVFCPLALTADQRADRGTPAVEIMARRAPGVTAAAAGAFVSAYGEQLAQDHPDLHAESSAYTMAVPEIVTDSGSKVTLGMLLGLSGFVVVIACSNLANFLLARTMERSREFAVRSALGASRRQLLQPLLLEALILASLGGLVAILVATGVTDWLRIRSTDDAGEQVVMAVNWSVMSWAFVCSLVTAVAFGLAPALFAMRLNLNETLKSGGRGTTGGRGHQLMRHLLIVGQFALAMVLLTGSALFINGLAELTDRRTGWNSEHLLTGTFLLPEAEYPSPEKIRAFQDLALERLRALPGIASVGLSSHPPFYAGSESRRVVVQGQERPPQGREPTALINVITPDYLNTVGTTVRAGRAFDQRDTSDAPLAVIINAAMAETLFEGTDPIGRRIARVNESDLAWAEVVGVVSNVSNTLPDPAITPFQVYVPMAQEPRTYNEMAVRTNGVDPNSLASAIRTTIADLDPDLPVRNLKSADDRVARALYQLGVLRDMLTGFACLGLALAAIGIYGVIARTMAQRRNEFGIRLALGAQVQDITRIVLAAGARLSLTGAALGLIGGIGLSQLLKMGFPNMQLENPWIIAGATALLVVIALVACYLPARHAAQISPTEALRAE
- a CDS encoding DUF3291 domain-containing protein; protein product: MPHLLAQINIALGKAPLDDPIMRGFTEQLDAVNALAEASPGFVWRLQDESSDATAIRAFPDPLMIVNMSVWTDADALKAYVYKNQHGTAFRNRHDWFEKRDQPGLALWWIPAGTQPTVEEGKARLETLARLGPTAESFTFRTVYPAPS